A single region of the Brassica rapa cultivar Chiifu-401-42 chromosome A03, CAAS_Brap_v3.01, whole genome shotgun sequence genome encodes:
- the LOC103855957 gene encoding splicing factor 3B subunit 6-like protein, with protein sequence MTTISLRKQNTRLPPEVNRVLYVRNLPFNITSEEMYDIFGKYGAIRQIRIGCNKDTKGTAFVVYEDIYDAKNAVDHLSGFNVANRYLIVLYYQHAKMSKKFDQKKNEEEVAKLQEKYGVSTKDK encoded by the coding sequence ATGACGACAATCAGTCTCCGCAAGCAAAACACGAGGCTCCCGCCGGAGGTGAACCGCGTGCTCTACGTCCGTAACCTCCCCTTCAACATAACGAGCGAGGAGATGTACGATATCTTCGGCAAGTACGGCGCGATTCGCCAGATTCGCATCGGCTGCAACAAGGACACGAAAGGTACTGCCTTTGTCGTCTACGAGGATATCTACGACGCGAAGAACGCCGTGGACCATCTCTCCGGGTTCAACGTGGCGAATCGGTACCTGATTGTGCTGTACTACCAGCACGCGAAGATGAGCAAGAAGTTCGATCAGAAGAAGAATGAGGAAGAGGTTGCTAAGTTGCAGGAGAAGTATGGTGTCTCTACTAAAGATAAGTGA